Proteins encoded by one window of Ovis canadensis isolate MfBH-ARS-UI-01 breed Bighorn chromosome 14, ARS-UI_OviCan_v2, whole genome shotgun sequence:
- the LOC138418706 gene encoding NADH dehydrogenase [ubiquinone] 1 alpha subcomplex subunit 5 produces the protein MAGLLKKTTGLVGLAVCETPHERLKILYTKILDVLGHIPKNAAYRKYTEQITNEKLSIVKAEPDVKKLEEQLQGGQIEEVILQAENELSLARKMIQWKPWEPLVEEPPASQWKWPI, from the coding sequence ATGGCAGGCTTGCTGAAGAAGACCACTGGCCTGGTGGGATTGGCTGTGTGTGAAACTCCACATGAGAGGCTAAAAATATTGTATACAAAAATTCTTGATGTTCTTGGACACATCCCTAAAAATGCAGCATATAGAAAGTATACAGAGCAGATTACAAATGAGAAGCTGAGTATTGTTAAAGCGGAACCAGATGTTAAAAAACTAGAAGAGCAACTGCAGGGTGGCCAAATAGAAGAGGTGATTCTTCAGGCTGAAAACGAACTAAGTCTGGCAAGAAAAATGATCCAGTGGAAACCATGGGAGCCTTTAGTGGAAGAGCCTCCAGCCAGCCAATGGAAATGGCCAATATAA